The genomic stretch AAGGGCTAGTGGGAAAAAACCGAATTTTGAGGTCATCAAGGACGCACTGGCGGCGGCGCTTGAAAGGAGAGCTTTTCCGGAAGGACAGGTTATTCTCGAGAGACCAATCGCTGAGATCTTCAAAACAAGTCGAGCCCCAGTAAGGCGCGCCCTGGCCGAGCTGCATGAAGAAGGCAAGCTGTTTAAATTCGAAGGCAGAGGCTACAAAACCGACAACTCTGACATCATCCTGAGGGAGGAGATTCGCCCAGAGACGCTTGGTTTGGACGACGAAGCCCAGACTAGCGCTCCCGCAGAGGCTAGTATTATTGACGATGTCTACAGAGCGACTAAAAGGTCCACCTCAATCGCTATGACGTTTGGCCAATTCAGGATCCGCTCTGAAAAACATTCCCAGCATTTTGGAGTCAGCAGGACAATCTCCAGAGAAATTCTCGGCAAACTGATGGACGAAGGGCTTGTTGGAAAAGACAGTACCGGACACTGGATTACCGGGCCGCTCACGGCTCGGGATGTAAAGCAGGATTTTGAAACAAGACGGCTGTTAGAGCCTTACTCCCTTGAAACCTGCGGACCCTTGATTCCGGTGGAACTTCTTGAGCAGATGAAACTTCGCCTCCAGGAAGCACTTGCGCGAACCCCTGAGGACAAGAATCCGAGTCTTTTGGAGACCATTGAAGCTGACCTTCATCAGCGATGCCACTCATTCAACCCGAATAAAAAAATCGCCAAATTTATCAACCAAAGCTTAACGCCTCTGGTTGTCGGGCTGGTTTTTAGCGACGCAGTAAGGGCGTCAGTTGAAAAACCTGGCCTTCGCGAGCACCTTACTATTATCGAGTCGCTGATCGCCGGGAAGCACTCTGAAGCTTCAGAGCATCTTCATGATCATTTGCTCAACGCAGAAACCAGGACTTTGGAAAGGATGAAGTCCCTATCCGTTATCCCAGAGCCTTCTTTGCCAAACTACCTGATAAAAATTTCCTAAAAAAAAGCCGGGCGAACTTCCGCCCGGCAAAGGGCTGACACTGTGCTAAGCCCAAACCTCCTGACAGAAAAACTACATTTAAAAACTCCGCACCCAGCTGGCGAGAGCCCTCTCTGATTGCTCTCCATCTGCGTACCCCAATACCTCATTTCCCTGTAATAGCACCAATGTCGGAACCGATTTGATGAAGAACTTAAAAGCAAGCTCTATCGACGCTTCGACATCTATTTCGACGACCTGATCGACCAACCCACTGTTCTGGAGCGCTGCCAATACAGAATTCTGTTGATCACGTTGCTGACCACAAGCAACATAAAATCTCAGCAAAACAAGCTGATTTCGAAAAACAATATCACCCAAATCAGCCAGCGATTGAATCTGAGAAATTGCCACAGCAGCCTCCACCCAAAACAACATGCACGCGCTTTCCAACTCACGGCATATCCAAGCAAGCCCCACCTCTCCAGCCGAGCCATTCATCAAAGAAAGATACTGACTTTCTGTTTTCCGACCGCTGAACAGGCGCATAACAACAAAGCGCTTACCGTGAGGTTTTGCATGGACGTACAAGTCGAACGGTCGTACTCAGTATCGAGCTACCAAGTGCATCTCCATGGTAGAGAGTGAGCTGGGAGCATATTTGTTACGAAAAACAAAAGATAAATCTGGTTAGAAACAGAAGAAGGGAAGAATTCTCTGCCATGCCGGTAAGATCACCCGGAATTCTGACGACGCCAAACCGTTAATTTCTTTAAACCACCGATACAAAATGCCAAGCAAAGGGGTTGGCTTCGATTTGTTCGTGGACACATCCAACAGCGCTTTGCAGTTTAAACTTGCCCCGAAATGCCCGAAGCCACTTTGAAAGGATGCGCCGAATGTTCTCTCGTTGAAATCGAGGACGAGCGGCTTTGAATCACACCTCAGCTTGGCAAGCTCCACTTAAGCCGCTTCCAGAAGCGGATATAAAGATTATTAATGCGTCAGTTTACAGGTCCCGAACGTCACGAGATCTGGGATCAGACTCAAATTGGACTGACACCCTCTCATTCTCTATTACCCCAAAAAACCTTTGACCTGTGAGTTGCTCACAGGTTTTAGTCTATCGTTAATATTTTGGAGTTCGCCGTATCGGTGCGGGGCGGGCTTCCGAAAACCACTGCAAGTACATCCGTGTACGCTTGCTCTGAGCCGTCCATGGCTCAGAGCATTTTCGGAAGCCCGCCCCGCACCGACACTCCTCCAACTGTAGTGATATGTTCCCGACAATCTCCTACTGGGGAGTTGAGGCAAATGAAAGTAAAAGAAATTGCACAAGCCGCTGGTGTTAATCCGGATACGGTGCGTTTCTACACCCGGGAAGAACTGCTCAAACCTACCCGTAACCCGGACAACAACTACCAGCAATACGATACCGAGGATCTTCGACGGCTTCGCTTTGCCCGTAAGGCCCGTCAGCTGGGGTTTTCGTTGCCTGAAATTCGGCAGATTCTGGATCAGGCGGACGACCATCATTCGCCGTGTCCGATGGTTCGGGACGTGTTTCAACACCGGCTGGCAGAAGTTGAGCGGGAGATTCGGGAATTGCAGCAGCTTCGCAAGCGAATGACCGCTGCACTGGCGGCCTGGCAGGACATGCCGGATGGTACGCCGGATGGTCATACCATTTGCCGGCTGATCGAACACTGGGATGATCCGGCGCCCTGTTGCAGGGCAAACGAACAGAACGAGGGGTGATTCTGGATGACTGATACACCTGTTCTACAAACAACCCTCAGCATTTCCGGAGCTTCGTGCCAGGGCTGTGCGAAGAAGATTCGTAACGCCCTGGAGCCGTTGACCGGTGATACCGGGCTGGTTGACGTCGATCTGGAAAAACAGACCGTGGCCTTGCCGGAGGGAGTGGATGCCTCTGAGGCCGCGCGTATTGTTACCGAGACTGGTTACCCGGCTGAGCCTTTTGAAGAAGACGCCAAGCCGGGCAGTTGCTGTTCTCCAGCCCATCAGGATAAGGGTCACTCCAACGACAGCGCCGAAGACCGGGCAACCGGTGAACGTTCGGCACCTGCCAGCTCTGACGCGACAACCGGAGCGGATGAGCAGATTCATCTTTCGGTGACAGGTGCGACCTGTGCCTCTTGTGTCAATACGATTGAAAAGGCCCTGATGTCGGTTTCCGGGATCAGCCATGCGCATATGAACCTGGCAGACAACACCGCCACCGCCACGGGGGATGCCGATCCCGAGTCACTTGTGAAGGCGGTTGAGAGTGCTGGTTATGGCGCCAGCGTGATTGCGGACGAGGACGAAGCCGATGACCGCAAGCAGGAGGAAGACCGGAAACAGTACAAGACCCTACTGGTGAAGATGGCAGTGAGTCTGGGCCTGGGGCTTGGGTTGATGGTCTGGGGTATGGGCTTCGGAACCATGATGGTGACGGACGCCAACCAGGGCACCTGGCTCGGACTGGGTCTGTTGACGCTGACCGTGATGGCCGCCACCGGCGGGCATTTCTACACCGGTGCCTGGAAGGCGTTCCGTCACCACAACGCCAACATGGACACCCTGATTGCCCTGGGTACCGGCACCGCCTGGCTCTATTCCATTGTCGTGGCGAGTATTCCCGGTGCGCTCCCGGAAATGGCGCGCCATGTCTACTTTGAGGCCTCGGCGATGATTATCGGCCTTATCAATCTGGGTCAGGCGCTGGAGCTTCGGGCTAAAGGCAAGACATCAGAGGCGGTTCGCAGATTGCTGGACCTGCGGGCAAAAACGGCGCGGGTGATTCGCGATGGTGAAGAGCAGGATCTTCCGGTCGAGGAGGTTCGCAAGGGCGACCATATTCGGGTAAGGCCCGGGGAGAAATTGCCGGTCGATGGTGTCATCGCCGAAGGCTCCACCCGCATGGATGAGAGCATGCTCACGGGTGAGCCCATGCCGGTGAGCAAATCCGAAGGCGATGAGGTTTCTGCCGGTACCCTGAATACCCACGGTTCGATTGTCTATGAGGCTACCCGGGTAGGCAGTGAAACCGCGCTGGCGCAGATCATCAAGCTGGTGAAAAAAGCCCAGGGCTCCAAACCGGCTATCGGGCGGCTTGCCGACAAGATTTCATCGGTGTTTGTGCCCACCGTGATGCTGATTGCGGTAGTCGCGGCGCTGGTCTGGTACAACGTTGGGCCGGAACCGGCCGTGGTTCACATGATGGTGGCAGCCACCACGGTGCTGATTATCGCCTGCCCCTGTGCCCTGGGCCTGGCGACCCCGATGTCGGTGATGGTCGGAGTTGGCAAGGCTGCGGAGTACGGCGCGCTGATTCGTCAGGGCGATGCCCTGCAAACCGCCGGCAAGCTGGACCTGGTCATACTGGATAAAACCGGCACCATCACCGAAGGCCATCCTGCTGTCACCCGGGTTCATGCCATCGACGGAGATGAGCAGCGGCTGCTGGTCCTGGCGGCCGGGCTGGAACAACACTCCGAGCATCCCCTGGCCGAGGCCGTTCTGGAGAAAGCGAAAGCTCAAAGTGTGCAGCCCGCGAAGGTGACCGGTTTTGAAGCACTGAACGGCAAAGGGGTGCAAGGTAAACTCGACGGAGAGCCCCTGCGTCTGGGCAACCGCCGCTGGCTGGAAGACCAGGGCATTGGACTGGACGGACTGGCTGAGGCCGCCCGCGCAATAACCGAGGAGGCCGGCACGCCCCTGTTCCTGGCATTGGGCAACGAGGCCCTCGGCGTCATTGGGGTAGCCGATGCGATCAAACCGGACTCCAAGGCCGCTATCCGACGACTCCACGAAGCTGGTATCAAGGTGATGATGGTCACCGGCGATGTCGACGCCACTGCAAGGGCAATCGCCAAAAAAGCCGGTATCGATGACTATCGCGCGGAAGTTCTTCCTGAAGACAAGGCCGAGGTAGTCAGCGAAATGCGCGGCAAAGGCCACGTTGTTGCTATGGTCGGCGATGGCATCAACGACGCCCCGGCCCTGGCGGCGGCGGACGTCGGCTTTGCCATTGGCACCGGAACGGATGTTGCCATTGAGAGCGCAGGCATCACCCTGATGCGCGGTTCGCTACACGGCGTGCCCGATGCCATCGAGATCTCCCGGGCCACCGTAAAAAACATTCACCAGAACCTGTTCGGTGCGTTCGTATACAACACCATGGGTATTCCGGTGGCCGCCGGCCTGCTCTACCCGGTCTGGGGAATACTGATGAGCCCGATTCTGGCCGGCGCTGCCATGTCGCTGTCTTCGGTGACGGTGGTTTCGAACGCCAACCGTTTGAGGTTGTTCCGAACCAGTCACCGTCCGGAACGGAGCGACAGCAAGAGTGATCCGAAAGAGCAACAGGAGCGGAACTGATGGAAACACTACTGGTCAACGTCGGAGGTCTTGCCCTGATGGCAGCCATCGTCTGGTGGTTCTGGCTTTCCGGTTCTGACGACACAGGCTCCAATGAGCATGAACATCACCACTGAGGTATTCGCCATGAAAAAACACACCCTGGCTTTTGGCCTGATGGCAGCCCTGGGATTCAGCACCACGGCGCTGGCAGCCGGTGCAGCCCAGAGCATACACGTCTACAAATCCCCAACCTGCGGCTGCTGCGGTGACTGGATTGATCACCTGGAAGAAAATGGCTTCGAGGTGGAGGCGACCAACACCAACGACATGGGCAGGATCAAGGCCGATGCCGGTCTGATCGCCGGTCTGGGTAGCTGCCACACCGCCTTTATCGGCGACTACGTCATTGAAGGCCACGTTCCGGCCGACGACATCAAGCGCCTGATCAGCGAAGCGCCCCGGGCCAAAGGCCTCAGTGTGCCGGGTATGCCCATCGGATCTCCGGGCATGGAGATGGGCGACCGGAAAGACCATTACAAGGTCATCCTGTTCAACGAGTCAGGACAGACACGGATTTTTTCCGAACATAACTAGTATTGATCGCCAGGCAGGGGTCGTTGCATCAGCGGCCCTTGCGACACTGATTCCCTACCGAAACGTTCCCTGCCCTGTCTGTTTTTTCTACACTCTGATTAACCAGTGTTCTATCATTGGCGCCCAGAAACCCAGAAAAACCGAGAGGGACCCTCGTTGAGCATTAAAACCCGAATCCTTGGTCTGGCCGCCAGCCTGATAGTCGTGGCTTCACTGGCATCGTGGCTGGCCTATCGGGAGCTATCCGAAAATATCATCGAACGCTGGGGCCAACAGGTGGCGGAAATACAGGTGCGCTACGACAGCGCCCGACTGCTGCAGTCCCTGGAGCGGGAGATTGGGCTGGCCAAACAGATGGCGAGCTCCTCCACACTGATCAACTGGGCCGCCAGTCCCGATGACGAAACGCTCAAGTCTGAAGCCATTCGCCAGATGGAGAGTTTTCGTTCCAACTTCCGGGACAATAATTACTTTGTCGCGCTGGTCGGGAACGGCCACTATTACTACAACAACGCAGAGAATGAGTACGCAGGCAGCCAGTTCCGGTACGTTCTCGACGAGGAGAAGCCCGACGACGCCTGGTTTTTCCAGCTGATAGAAGAAGGCCGCGACTTCCATCTCAACGTGAATCCGGATACCGAACTGGGGGTCACCAAGCTCTGGATCGATGTATTGATGCGGGACGAGGCCGGCGAGATTGTCGGCATGGTCGGTACCGGCCTCAGCCTCGATGCTTTTCTGCAGGATATTGTCGACATCGATCAGGAGGGCATCACCACGCTGTTTGTCGATTACAACGGCGCCATACAGCTGTACCGCGACCGCAACTACATCGATTTCGCCAGTATCATCAAACCTGAAGGACAGAAGAACACGGTCGACCTGCTGTTCGAGGATCCCCAGGACAAACAGCAGATCCTCGGTATGCTGCAGCTGCTGAAGAAGCGCGGAGACCAGGCCGGTCAGGTGGAAAGCGGCTTTGTGACGGTGGATGGTCGCAAGCATCTGGCCGGGGTTGCCTTTCTACCTGCCATTGGCTGGTTTGAAATTACTCTTCTGGATCTGCACACCCTCCTACCCCAAAGCTATCTCTGGCCACTCGTAGCCGTATTCCTGGTGACCTTGCTTGTGAGCCTGTTGCTGTTCCATTTCATCATCCAGTCACGGATTCTGAAGCCCATCATGAGCCTCGAACGCGCGGTGGAAAAAGTCCGTGAGGGTAGCTTCGACCTGCCACGTCTCGAAAAACCGAATAATGAGGTCGGCTGGCTTGCCGACCATTTCGAGAAAATGGCCCAAAAGCTGGGCCAGTCCACGCGGGAGCTAGAGACAAAAGTGGCTCAACGAACGGATGAGCTGAACCGGCTGGCCCGAATTGATCCGCTGACTGGTCTCAAGAACCGTCGTGGACTGGACGAGATACTGGAAGAAGAGATTCAGCGGGCTCGTCGGCAGGACAGCGGGTTTGGCGTTATCTGGCTGGATATTGATCATTTCAAGACGATCAACGACAACCTCGGCCATCAGGCGGGCGACCAGATTCTCTGCCGTGTCGCACTCTGGCTCAAAGCCGGCGTTCGGCCTTACGACCATCCGGGAAGGTGGGGCGGCGATGAGTTCGTGGTTCTGCTATCACCCTGTGACCCTGACACTCTGGAACAGATTGCCCGGCGCATTCGGGAACTGGTGGAACAGGAGAGTCGAAAGACCGGCGCAGCGGTAACGGTCAGCGTCGGCGGATTTTTTGCTCGACCCGGCGACACCAGCGATACCATTCTCAGACATGCAGACCGCGCACTTTACCGTGCGAAAGCCGGCGGCCGTAACCAGGTCTGCATCGACACGCGGGATGACGAAACAGCGCTTTCCGAAAACTGACAGACAAGCCGGAACCCCGAATCGGAGGCTCCGGCGGTATCAATAATCAGTACAGGAACGGCGCAAGGGCCAGCTCCAGCCGGGCTTGGGCCGAGTAGACATTAGCCACGGGAACGGCTGGCTGCTCGGGCGGCACGGCTGAGGGCCAGGCTTTTTGGAGCTCGTCCAGTGCCTTCACAGCATCACGCCAGGCTTCCCTGTTCTGCTTTTTCAGTGTCGCCTGATGGCTATCCAGATAGTCACGCGCGGAACTCACAAAGCCGCGACCGTCCTGATATTCGTGCACGGCAACAAAGCGCCCTTCTTCCAGGGCCTCGTCATACTCAAGCACGGCCTGCTTGGTCAAGGAGAGGACCACTCTCGAGACGGTTCCGGCGCTCTGTGCGTTCTTGCTATCGACAGCATTGACCGCTTTCTCGAGAGC from Marinobacter adhaerens HP15 encodes the following:
- a CDS encoding GntR family transcriptional regulator, coding for MAKQRASGKKPNFEVIKDALAAALERRAFPEGQVILERPIAEIFKTSRAPVRRALAELHEEGKLFKFEGRGYKTDNSDIILREEIRPETLGLDDEAQTSAPAEASIIDDVYRATKRSTSIAMTFGQFRIRSEKHSQHFGVSRTISREILGKLMDEGLVGKDSTGHWITGPLTARDVKQDFETRRLLEPYSLETCGPLIPVELLEQMKLRLQEALARTPEDKNPSLLETIEADLHQRCHSFNPNKKIAKFINQSLTPLVVGLVFSDAVRASVEKPGLREHLTIIESLIAGKHSEASEHLHDHLLNAETRTLERMKSLSVIPEPSLPNYLIKIS
- a CDS encoding thioredoxin domain-containing protein, producing the protein MRLFSGRKTESQYLSLMNGSAGEVGLAWICRELESACMLFWVEAAVAISQIQSLADLGDIVFRNQLVLLRFYVACGQQRDQQNSVLAALQNSGLVDQVVEIDVEASIELAFKFFIKSVPTLVLLQGNEVLGYADGEQSERALASWVRSF
- a CDS encoding MerR family transcriptional regulator — its product is MKVKEIAQAAGVNPDTVRFYTREELLKPTRNPDNNYQQYDTEDLRRLRFARKARQLGFSLPEIRQILDQADDHHSPCPMVRDVFQHRLAEVEREIRELQQLRKRMTAALAAWQDMPDGTPDGHTICRLIEHWDDPAPCCRANEQNEG
- a CDS encoding heavy metal translocating P-type ATPase; translated protein: MTDTPVLQTTLSISGASCQGCAKKIRNALEPLTGDTGLVDVDLEKQTVALPEGVDASEAARIVTETGYPAEPFEEDAKPGSCCSPAHQDKGHSNDSAEDRATGERSAPASSDATTGADEQIHLSVTGATCASCVNTIEKALMSVSGISHAHMNLADNTATATGDADPESLVKAVESAGYGASVIADEDEADDRKQEEDRKQYKTLLVKMAVSLGLGLGLMVWGMGFGTMMVTDANQGTWLGLGLLTLTVMAATGGHFYTGAWKAFRHHNANMDTLIALGTGTAWLYSIVVASIPGALPEMARHVYFEASAMIIGLINLGQALELRAKGKTSEAVRRLLDLRAKTARVIRDGEEQDLPVEEVRKGDHIRVRPGEKLPVDGVIAEGSTRMDESMLTGEPMPVSKSEGDEVSAGTLNTHGSIVYEATRVGSETALAQIIKLVKKAQGSKPAIGRLADKISSVFVPTVMLIAVVAALVWYNVGPEPAVVHMMVAATTVLIIACPCALGLATPMSVMVGVGKAAEYGALIRQGDALQTAGKLDLVILDKTGTITEGHPAVTRVHAIDGDEQRLLVLAAGLEQHSEHPLAEAVLEKAKAQSVQPAKVTGFEALNGKGVQGKLDGEPLRLGNRRWLEDQGIGLDGLAEAARAITEEAGTPLFLALGNEALGVIGVADAIKPDSKAAIRRLHEAGIKVMMVTGDVDATARAIAKKAGIDDYRAEVLPEDKAEVVSEMRGKGHVVAMVGDGINDAPALAAADVGFAIGTGTDVAIESAGITLMRGSLHGVPDAIEISRATVKNIHQNLFGAFVYNTMGIPVAAGLLYPVWGILMSPILAGAAMSLSSVTVVSNANRLRLFRTSHRPERSDSKSDPKEQQERN
- a CDS encoding DUF411 domain-containing protein, which encodes MKKHTLAFGLMAALGFSTTALAAGAAQSIHVYKSPTCGCCGDWIDHLEENGFEVEATNTNDMGRIKADAGLIAGLGSCHTAFIGDYVIEGHVPADDIKRLISEAPRAKGLSVPGMPIGSPGMEMGDRKDHYKVILFNESGQTRIFSEHN
- a CDS encoding sensor domain-containing diguanylate cyclase, whose product is MSIKTRILGLAASLIVVASLASWLAYRELSENIIERWGQQVAEIQVRYDSARLLQSLEREIGLAKQMASSSTLINWAASPDDETLKSEAIRQMESFRSNFRDNNYFVALVGNGHYYYNNAENEYAGSQFRYVLDEEKPDDAWFFQLIEEGRDFHLNVNPDTELGVTKLWIDVLMRDEAGEIVGMVGTGLSLDAFLQDIVDIDQEGITTLFVDYNGAIQLYRDRNYIDFASIIKPEGQKNTVDLLFEDPQDKQQILGMLQLLKKRGDQAGQVESGFVTVDGRKHLAGVAFLPAIGWFEITLLDLHTLLPQSYLWPLVAVFLVTLLVSLLLFHFIIQSRILKPIMSLERAVEKVREGSFDLPRLEKPNNEVGWLADHFEKMAQKLGQSTRELETKVAQRTDELNRLARIDPLTGLKNRRGLDEILEEEIQRARRQDSGFGVIWLDIDHFKTINDNLGHQAGDQILCRVALWLKAGVRPYDHPGRWGGDEFVVLLSPCDPDTLEQIARRIRELVEQESRKTGAAVTVSVGGFFARPGDTSDTILRHADRALYRAKAGGRNQVCIDTRDDETALSEN